From the Acidovorax carolinensis genome, one window contains:
- a CDS encoding polysaccharide deacetylase family protein — MCEAIMRRRGWAVNASFLIAVCALPISASAQNDCKKPLYLTFDTGHMEVAPLIADVLQRQQVRVTFFAAQEPTKQGDGSLGAHWAAWWRARGAEGHAFASHTWNHVYWRADLGDAAAPAFRVRPSAGPRQGQEFTMGAPEYCEELGRAADRLQALTGQKPLPLFRAPGGKTSPQLIASAKACGYTHVGWAPAGFLGDELSSEKFSNEALLRKALQDIRSGDILMAHLGIWSRKDAWAPAVLEPLIVGLKAKGFCFRTLREHPDYAAVQLR, encoded by the coding sequence ATGTGCGAGGCGATCATGCGGCGCAGGGGATGGGCTGTAAACGCATCATTTTTGATAGCTGTTTGCGCTTTACCCATAAGCGCTAGTGCTCAAAACGACTGTAAAAAACCGCTCTACCTCACCTTCGACACCGGCCACATGGAGGTGGCTCCGCTGATCGCGGACGTGCTGCAACGCCAGCAGGTCCGGGTGACCTTTTTTGCCGCGCAAGAACCGACAAAGCAGGGCGATGGCAGCTTGGGCGCGCACTGGGCAGCGTGGTGGCGCGCCCGCGGTGCGGAAGGCCATGCCTTTGCCTCCCACACCTGGAACCATGTGTACTGGCGTGCGGACCTCGGTGATGCGGCAGCGCCGGCGTTTCGCGTGCGGCCCTCGGCCGGTCCGCGCCAGGGGCAGGAGTTCACGATGGGCGCGCCGGAATACTGCGAAGAACTGGGCCGTGCTGCGGATCGATTGCAGGCTCTTACAGGGCAGAAACCCTTGCCCCTGTTCCGGGCACCCGGTGGCAAGACATCGCCCCAACTGATCGCCAGCGCCAAGGCGTGTGGCTACACCCATGTGGGTTGGGCGCCGGCAGGGTTTTTGGGGGATGAGCTGTCCAGTGAAAAATTCAGCAACGAAGCGCTGCTGCGCAAGGCGCTGCAAGACATACGCAGTGGCGACATCCTGATGGCGCATCTGGGCATCTGGTCACGCAAAGATGCCTGGGCTCCTGCCGTGCTGGAGCCGCTGATTGTGGGGTTGAAGGCGAAAGGTTTCTGTTTTCGCACATTGCGCGAGCATCCGGATTACGCAGCAGTTCAGCTGCGTTGA
- a CDS encoding adenylosuccinate synthase, which translates to MKVTKGRNVVVVGTQWGDEGKGKLVDWLTESAQGVVRFQGGHNAGHTLVINGVKTALHLIPSGIMRPGVKCYIGNGVVLSAAKLFEEIEGLEKAGVEVRSRLRISEACPLILPFHAALDVAREAAREQGGTEKIGTTGRGIGPAYEDKIARRALRVQDLKYPERFAAKLRELLALHNHVLTTFLGSAKFIFGDALTPYIRDGEVQFDAVYTEAMRHAELLKPMMADVSRELNEAHQAGDNLLFEGAQGTLLDVDHGTYPYVTSSNCVAGNAAAGSGVGPGMLHYILGITKAYCTRVGGGPFPTELDWEKPGTPGYHMSTVGAEKGVTTGRSRRCGWFDAALLKRSAQVNGLSGLCITKLDVLDGLEELKLCTGYKLDGELIDLLPMGADDIARCQPIYETLPGWSDSTVGVTDYAKLPLAARQYLERIAEVTGVPIAMISTSPDRDHTILMRHPYVA; encoded by the coding sequence ATGAAAGTTACCAAAGGTCGCAATGTGGTCGTGGTCGGCACCCAGTGGGGTGACGAGGGCAAAGGCAAACTGGTGGATTGGTTAACGGAAAGCGCGCAAGGCGTTGTCCGTTTTCAGGGCGGCCACAACGCAGGTCACACTCTGGTGATCAATGGCGTGAAGACCGCGCTGCATCTGATCCCGAGTGGCATCATGCGACCGGGTGTGAAGTGTTACATCGGCAACGGGGTAGTGTTGTCTGCGGCCAAGCTTTTCGAGGAAATTGAAGGACTTGAGAAGGCCGGTGTGGAAGTGCGTTCACGCCTGCGCATCAGCGAGGCGTGCCCGTTGATCCTTCCATTTCATGCGGCGCTGGACGTGGCCCGGGAAGCGGCACGTGAACAAGGTGGTACGGAAAAGATTGGCACCACTGGTCGGGGGATTGGCCCCGCCTATGAAGACAAAATTGCGCGCCGTGCCCTGCGGGTCCAAGACCTCAAGTATCCGGAGCGTTTTGCCGCGAAATTGCGCGAACTCCTTGCTTTGCACAATCACGTGCTGACAACCTTTCTGGGATCTGCCAAGTTCATTTTTGGTGACGCTCTTACGCCTTATATCCGTGATGGTGAAGTGCAGTTCGATGCGGTCTACACAGAGGCCATGCGCCACGCAGAGTTGCTCAAGCCCATGATGGCGGATGTCTCGCGGGAGCTCAACGAAGCACACCAGGCGGGTGACAACCTGCTGTTCGAAGGTGCGCAAGGCACCCTGCTGGATGTGGACCATGGCACCTACCCTTATGTCACGTCCAGCAATTGCGTCGCAGGCAATGCTGCGGCGGGTTCGGGCGTCGGCCCCGGTATGCTGCATTACATCCTTGGCATTACCAAGGCCTACTGCACGCGCGTGGGCGGTGGCCCCTTTCCTACCGAGCTGGATTGGGAAAAACCGGGCACGCCCGGCTATCACATGAGCACGGTGGGGGCTGAAAAGGGCGTGACGACGGGTCGCAGTCGACGCTGTGGATGGTTTGATGCGGCTTTGCTCAAGCGCAGCGCACAGGTCAATGGCCTGTCAGGGTTGTGCATTACGAAGCTGGATGTCCTCGATGGCCTGGAGGAGTTGAAGCTGTGCACCGGTTACAAGCTCGACGGAGAGTTGATTGATCTGCTGCCAATGGGGGCTGACGACATTGCCCGTTGCCAACCCATCTATGAAACGCTGCCCGGCTGGAGCGATTCCACCGTCGGCGTCACGGACTATGCCAAGCTGCCTCTTGCCGCACGGCAATACTTGGAACGCATTGCTGAAGTCACGGGCGTGCCGATCGCCATGATTTCGACAAGCCCGGATCGTGATCACACCATCCTGATGCGCCATCCTTACGTGGCATAA
- a CDS encoding EI24 domain-containing protein has protein sequence MGLLVDSFWRAAVYCLRPRVIMLSMVPLLLIGVLGGALGYFYWDGAVRGMRSMLESSTLLATFWGWLHAWGVGDVTAVMAPLMVILVVTPVLVMVSLLAVALLMTPALVALVAQRRFPHLERKRGGSFWAGAVWSLGSTVLAVVALVVSIPLWLVPPLVLVLPPLIWGWLTYRVMAFDALAEHASKEERREILRRHRTSLLGIGVLTGYLGAAPSLVWASGVVFAAAFFVLVPLAIWIYTLVFAFSSLWFAHYCLAALERLRREGGGAPSATAAPVSDQAAVAFANHPGAAPDEAFTSENKLP, from the coding sequence ATGGGACTTCTGGTTGATTCTTTCTGGCGTGCAGCGGTGTATTGCCTGCGCCCGCGCGTGATCATGCTGTCAATGGTGCCATTGCTGCTGATCGGGGTTTTGGGCGGCGCCCTGGGCTATTTCTACTGGGATGGCGCCGTACGGGGCATGCGCTCTATGCTGGAGTCTTCCACGCTGCTTGCCACCTTCTGGGGCTGGCTCCATGCTTGGGGCGTGGGCGATGTGACCGCCGTGATGGCACCACTCATGGTGATCCTGGTCGTCACGCCCGTGCTGGTGATGGTTTCGCTACTGGCAGTCGCGCTGCTGATGACGCCCGCACTGGTGGCCCTGGTGGCACAGCGTCGTTTTCCCCATCTCGAGCGCAAGAGGGGCGGATCTTTCTGGGCTGGCGCTGTGTGGTCTTTGGGTTCCACCGTGCTGGCAGTGGTTGCCCTGGTGGTGTCGATTCCATTGTGGTTGGTGCCGCCTCTGGTGCTGGTGCTGCCGCCGCTGATCTGGGGCTGGCTTACCTACCGCGTCATGGCGTTCGATGCATTGGCCGAGCATGCGAGCAAGGAAGAGCGGCGCGAGATATTGCGCCGCCACCGGACCAGCCTGCTGGGAATCGGTGTATTGACCGGTTATCTGGGCGCGGCGCCCAGCCTCGTATGGGCTTCCGGCGTGGTTTTTGCGGCGGCTTTTTTTGTTCTGGTACCGCTGGCGATCTGGATTTACACCCTGGTTTTTGCCTTCTCTTCCCTGTGGTTTGCGCATTACTGCCTTGCCGCACTGGAGCGCCTTCGACGGGAGGGCGGCGGTGCGCCGTCGGCAACGGCGGCCCCTGTCAGCGATCAAGCCGCTGTTGCCTTTGCCAACCACCCGGGCGCAGCCCCTGATGAAGCCTTCACTTCGGAGAATAAGTTGCCATGA
- the glnL gene encoding nitrogen regulation protein NR(II) produces MSTLVAVLRSDGAVQFANAALENTLGLSRRMLEGLDFSSFFTDPTLLQTALAGARVKDFAALRYEASLKRLHQDPVPVHVNVADAEQVGEILVELWPLEQHARQDREERLLDQAQANKELVRNLAHEIKNPLGGIRGAAQLLEMELENRELTEYTQVIIHEADRLQSLVDRLLAPHRHPHLVGDVNIHEVCERVRSLVLVEHPQGLTVQRDYDTSIPEFRGDRAQLIQALLNIVQNAAQALAERIAKGDAVITLRTRVARQVTFGRQRYRLALELHVIDNGPGVPDAIKERIFYPLVSGRDGGSGLGLTLAQTFVQRHHGLVECDSVPGRTDFRILIPLP; encoded by the coding sequence ATGTCTACGCTGGTGGCGGTGCTGCGTTCAGACGGCGCCGTGCAGTTTGCCAATGCGGCGCTGGAGAACACGCTGGGGTTGTCGCGGCGCATGCTGGAAGGCTTGGACTTTTCGTCCTTCTTTACCGACCCCACGCTGCTGCAGACGGCTTTGGCCGGTGCGCGTGTGAAGGACTTTGCCGCGCTGCGCTACGAGGCCAGCCTCAAGCGCTTGCACCAAGACCCCGTGCCTGTGCATGTCAACGTGGCCGATGCCGAGCAGGTGGGCGAAATCCTGGTCGAGCTGTGGCCTCTGGAGCAGCATGCTCGCCAGGACCGCGAAGAACGCCTGCTCGACCAGGCCCAGGCCAACAAGGAGCTGGTTCGCAACCTGGCACACGAGATCAAGAACCCGCTGGGCGGCATCCGCGGCGCCGCACAGCTGCTGGAGATGGAGCTGGAAAACCGCGAGCTGACCGAATATACCCAGGTCATCATCCACGAGGCCGATCGCCTGCAGAGCCTGGTGGATCGACTGCTGGCGCCGCACCGCCACCCGCATCTGGTGGGGGACGTCAACATCCACGAGGTGTGCGAGCGTGTGCGTTCGCTGGTGCTGGTCGAACACCCGCAGGGCCTTACCGTGCAGCGCGACTACGACACCTCGATCCCCGAGTTTCGTGGCGACCGCGCCCAGCTGATTCAGGCCTTGCTGAACATCGTGCAGAACGCGGCCCAGGCCCTGGCAGAACGCATCGCCAAAGGCGATGCCGTCATCACGCTGCGCACCCGCGTGGCCAGACAGGTCACGTTTGGTCGCCAGCGGTATCGGCTGGCACTGGAATTGCATGTCATCGACAACGGACCGGGCGTGCCCGATGCCATCAAAGAGCGGATTTTTTACCCGCTGGTGTCGGGTCGGGACGGGGGATCAGGGCTGGGGCTCACGTTGGCACAAACATTCGTACAGCGCCACCATGGGCTGGTCGAATGCGACAGCGTGCCGGGTCGCACCGACTTCCGCATCCTGATTCCCTTGCCCTGA
- a CDS encoding 16S rRNA pseudouridine(516) synthase produces MQLQDILYSQGFGTRRVCAGLVQHGWVETASLDQGASFVPCTDASMDFDTTELGLRVQGVEWPYHAKAYVMLHKPAGTECSQKPSTYPSIYTLLPAPLRQRPCKSAIQGVQAVGRLDQDTTGLLLLSDDGHFIHRMSSPKKHVPKVYRVTTKHPVDDLQIGKLLAGVVLDDDPKPVRASACTPVDSHRLDLTLTEGKYHQVKRMLAAVGNRVEALHRSGIGTLDLPPDLAPGQWKWLSAEDLVRLNPVS; encoded by the coding sequence ATGCAACTCCAAGATATTCTGTATTCTCAAGGGTTTGGTACCCGTCGTGTCTGCGCAGGACTTGTGCAGCATGGGTGGGTGGAGACGGCCAGCCTCGACCAGGGCGCTTCCTTCGTTCCATGTACGGACGCGTCGATGGATTTCGATACAACGGAGCTGGGTTTACGGGTACAAGGGGTGGAGTGGCCCTATCACGCCAAAGCGTATGTGATGCTGCACAAGCCTGCGGGCACAGAATGTTCGCAGAAGCCCTCAACTTACCCCAGCATCTACACCTTGCTACCAGCTCCGCTGCGGCAAAGACCGTGCAAGAGTGCCATTCAAGGCGTGCAAGCTGTTGGCCGTCTTGATCAGGACACAACGGGTCTTTTGTTGCTCAGCGACGATGGGCATTTCATCCATCGCATGAGTTCGCCAAAGAAACATGTTCCCAAGGTGTACCGGGTAACCACCAAACATCCGGTGGACGATTTGCAAATCGGCAAGTTGCTGGCAGGAGTTGTGCTCGATGACGATCCCAAACCCGTGCGCGCCTCTGCTTGCACGCCCGTGGACAGCCATCGTCTAGACCTGACCCTGACTGAAGGCAAGTACCACCAGGTCAAGCGCATGCTGGCCGCTGTGGGCAATCGGGTAGAAGCGTTGCATCGCTCGGGCATCGGCACGCTGGATCTTCCCCCGGACCTTGCACCTGGGCAGTGGAAATGGTTGTCTGCCGAGGATCTGGTCAGGCTGAATCCTGTTTCGTGA
- a CDS encoding DUF2065 domain-containing protein, with the protein MELNDSLWTALALVLVIEGLLPFVSPSGWRRVFTQMVQLRDGQIRFFALLCIVSGIAMLLV; encoded by the coding sequence GTGGAATTGAACGATAGCCTCTGGACGGCGCTGGCTTTGGTGTTGGTGATCGAGGGGCTGCTGCCATTCGTGTCACCTTCCGGCTGGCGCCGTGTCTTTACGCAGATGGTGCAGTTGCGCGACGGTCAGATCCGTTTTTTTGCACTGCTGTGCATTGTTTCTGGCATCGCGATGCTGCTTGTCTGA
- a CDS encoding phosphoribosyltransferase encodes MLTEDGKHLYVSYDEYHSLIEKLALKVYQSGWAFDTILCLARGGLRPGDILSRIFDKPLAIMSTSSYRAEAGTVQGHLDIARFITTPKGEIAGRVLLVDDLADSGHTLHAVIDMLKTSYAPITELRSAVIWTKGLSTFTPDYSVEFLPTNPWIHQPFEGYDSLGPDKLLEKWKV; translated from the coding sequence ATGTTGACCGAAGACGGCAAACACCTTTATGTGAGTTATGACGAATACCACAGTCTTATCGAGAAGCTGGCGCTGAAGGTGTATCAGTCGGGATGGGCGTTCGACACCATTCTCTGTCTGGCCCGCGGTGGATTGCGTCCAGGGGATATCCTGAGCCGCATCTTTGACAAGCCTTTGGCAATCATGTCGACGAGTTCCTATCGGGCAGAAGCCGGAACGGTGCAGGGGCACTTGGATATCGCGCGCTTCATCACAACGCCCAAAGGTGAAATTGCTGGGCGTGTCTTGTTGGTGGATGACCTGGCGGACTCCGGCCACACTTTGCATGCGGTAATCGACATGTTGAAGACGAGCTACGCTCCCATCACGGAATTGCGCAGCGCCGTAATCTGGACCAAGGGGTTGTCAACGTTCACGCCGGACTACTCGGTGGAGTTTTTGCCTACAAATCCGTGGATTCACCAGCCGTTTGAGGGTTACGACAGTCTGGGACCGGACAAGTTGCTGGAGAAGTGGAAGGTTTGA
- the glnA gene encoding type I glutamate--ammonia ligase, with protein sequence MAKTVADVMKLVKENEVKFVDFRFTDTRGKQHHTTVPVSHFDEDKFISGHAFDGSSIAGWKGIEASDMQLIPDPNSANIDPFFEETTLILTCDVIEPSDGKAYDRDPRSVAKRAEAYLKASGLGDTAFFGPEPEFFIFDGVRWSTEPNHTFYEIEEYEAPWNTGSKLEGGNRGHRPTVKGGYFPVPPVDSTQDMRAEMSLILESLGIPVEVFHHEVAGAGQNEIGTRFSTLVERADWTMLQKYVIHNVANAYGKTATFMPKPYHGDNGSGMHVHQSVWKDGKNLFAGDGYAGLSDFALYYIGGIIKHARALNAITNPGTNSYKRLVPHFEAPVKLAYSAKNRSASIRIPYVANPKGRRVEARFPDPLMNPYLGFAALLMAGLDGVENKIHPGEAATKDLYHLPPEEDKLVPTVCHSLDQALEALDKDRGFLTKGGVFSESMIDAYIDLKMSEVTRFRMSVHPVEYDMYYSL encoded by the coding sequence ATGGCCAAGACCGTTGCAGACGTGATGAAGCTGGTGAAGGAGAACGAAGTCAAATTCGTGGACTTCCGTTTTACCGATACCCGTGGCAAACAGCACCACACCACGGTGCCCGTCTCGCATTTTGACGAAGACAAGTTCATTTCGGGCCATGCCTTTGACGGCTCGTCGATTGCCGGCTGGAAGGGCATCGAAGCCTCTGACATGCAGCTGATTCCTGACCCGAATTCGGCCAACATCGACCCGTTTTTCGAAGAAACGACGCTGATCCTGACCTGCGACGTGATCGAGCCCAGCGACGGCAAGGCCTATGACCGCGACCCCCGCTCGGTGGCCAAGCGCGCCGAAGCCTACCTGAAGGCCTCTGGCCTGGGCGACACGGCATTCTTCGGCCCCGAACCCGAATTCTTCATCTTCGACGGCGTGCGCTGGAGCACCGAGCCCAACCACACCTTCTACGAAATCGAAGAGTACGAAGCACCCTGGAACACCGGCTCCAAGCTCGAAGGCGGCAACCGTGGCCACCGTCCCACCGTCAAGGGCGGTTACTTCCCCGTGCCACCTGTCGACAGCACGCAAGACATGCGCGCCGAGATGTCGCTGATCCTCGAATCCCTGGGCATTCCGGTCGAAGTGTTTCACCACGAAGTGGCGGGCGCCGGCCAGAACGAAATCGGCACGCGATTCAGCACCCTGGTCGAGCGCGCTGACTGGACCATGCTGCAAAAGTATGTGATTCACAACGTGGCCAATGCCTACGGCAAGACCGCCACGTTCATGCCCAAGCCCTACCACGGCGACAACGGTTCGGGCATGCATGTGCACCAATCGGTCTGGAAGGATGGCAAGAACCTGTTTGCCGGCGACGGCTATGCAGGCCTGTCGGACTTTGCCCTGTACTACATCGGCGGCATCATCAAGCACGCCCGTGCGCTCAACGCCATCACCAACCCTGGCACCAACAGCTACAAGCGCCTGGTGCCCCACTTTGAAGCCCCGGTGAAGCTGGCCTATTCGGCCAAGAACCGTTCGGCCTCGATCCGCATCCCTTACGTGGCCAACCCCAAGGGCCGTCGCGTGGAAGCCCGTTTCCCTGATCCACTGATGAATCCTTACCTGGGCTTTGCCGCCCTGCTGATGGCGGGTCTGGACGGCGTGGAAAACAAGATCCATCCGGGCGAAGCCGCCACGAAGGATCTGTACCATCTGCCGCCCGAGGAAGACAAGCTGGTTCCAACCGTTTGCCACAGCCTCGACCAGGCGCTGGAAGCGCTGGACAAGGACCGCGGTTTCCTGACCAAGGGTGGCGTGTTCTCCGAAAGCATGATCGACGCCTACATCGACCTGAAGATGAGCGAAGTCACGCGCTTCCGTATGTCCGTTCACCCGGTCGAGTACGACATGTACTACTCGCTGTAA
- a CDS encoding ATP phosphoribosyltransferase regulatory subunit has protein sequence MSAWVLPDHIADVLPSEARHIEELRRGLLDTARCYGYELVMPPLLEHLESLLTGTGEALGLQTFKLVDQLSGRSLGLRADTTPQVARIDAHLLNRKGVTRLCYCGPVVHTRPDRPHATREPLQFGAEIYGHAGLEADLEATLLALDCLRVANVQDASVDLADVRIVRSLLAGVAVDAPLLQAIHAALATKDSGELSFLARDFPVASREGLLALLQLYGDDGVLVEAEKALKRTDGVREVLLNLKWLASRLEGVRVSFDLADLRGYAYYSGARFAIYAPGASDALVRGGRYDEVGAVFGRNRPAAGFSLDIKQVVSVVSPRALKAAIRAPWGDSGDVHAAIAALRSRGETVVCVLPGHESEVDEFHCDRELVSVSGQWVVQAIEATDN, from the coding sequence ATGTCTGCTTGGGTCCTGCCGGATCACATTGCCGATGTCTTGCCGTCCGAAGCGCGGCACATCGAAGAATTGCGTCGCGGGCTGCTTGATACGGCCCGCTGCTATGGCTATGAGCTTGTCATGCCGCCGTTGCTGGAGCACCTCGAGTCGCTGCTGACGGGAACCGGAGAGGCGCTTGGCCTGCAGACGTTCAAGTTGGTGGACCAGCTCTCTGGCCGATCCTTGGGGCTGCGTGCCGACACCACACCCCAGGTGGCCCGCATTGATGCACACCTTCTCAACCGCAAGGGCGTTACCCGCCTGTGCTACTGCGGCCCGGTGGTGCATACACGCCCCGATCGTCCCCATGCGACGCGTGAACCTTTGCAGTTTGGTGCAGAAATTTATGGCCATGCGGGGCTGGAGGCAGACCTTGAGGCGACACTGCTGGCCCTCGATTGCTTGCGCGTGGCGAATGTGCAAGATGCCAGCGTGGACCTTGCCGATGTGCGCATTGTTCGCAGCTTGCTCGCTGGTGTTGCCGTGGATGCCCCGTTGCTTCAGGCCATCCATGCAGCCTTGGCAACCAAGGATTCCGGCGAACTGTCGTTTTTGGCCCGTGATTTTCCCGTGGCATCGCGCGAGGGGTTGCTCGCACTGTTACAGCTCTATGGCGATGACGGCGTTCTGGTTGAGGCCGAAAAAGCCCTCAAGCGCACGGACGGCGTGCGCGAGGTGCTATTGAATTTGAAGTGGTTGGCGTCCCGACTCGAGGGTGTCCGCGTCAGTTTCGATCTGGCTGATCTGCGGGGCTACGCTTATTACAGCGGAGCACGCTTTGCCATCTATGCGCCCGGAGCCAGTGACGCTTTGGTGCGTGGCGGTCGCTATGACGAGGTGGGCGCTGTGTTTGGCCGCAACCGGCCTGCAGCTGGTTTCAGTCTTGACATCAAGCAGGTTGTCAGCGTCGTGTCGCCGCGTGCGCTCAAGGCCGCCATCCGTGCGCCCTGGGGCGACTCGGGTGATGTACACGCTGCGATTGCAGCTTTGCGCAGCCGCGGCGAAACAGTGGTCTGCGTACTGCCGGGTCATGAAAGTGAAGTTGATGAGTTCCATTGTGACCGAGAGCTGGTTTCCGTCTCCGGTCAGTGGGTCGTGCAAGCTATTGAAGCAACTGACAATTGA
- a CDS encoding YncE family protein has protein sequence MAGFALSVANAATSAPPPVFVLNSLEANVSVIDPVTWTETVRIPTGKEPHHLYLTPDEKSLIVANALGDTLTFVDPRTAQVQRTVRGIVDPYHLRFSPDMKWLITAANRLNHVDFYRWDGNEPVLVKRVATSRTPSHMWIDSRSTTVYVSMQDSDELVAMDIATQTIKWRTKTGAMPADVYGSGDDRRLFVGLTGSDGVEVFDISGREPRSIKKITTGNGAHAFRAAGDGRHLYVSNRVANSISKIDMGTQEVVATYPVPGGPDCMDVSADGRWIYVSSRWARKLSVVDTQAGKVVRQVAVGKSPHGVWTLQHAPR, from the coding sequence TTGGCTGGGTTTGCGTTGTCTGTCGCCAATGCGGCAACGTCCGCGCCACCCCCTGTTTTTGTCCTGAATTCGCTTGAGGCGAATGTCAGCGTGATTGACCCGGTCACCTGGACCGAAACTGTGCGCATTCCCACGGGCAAGGAGCCGCACCATCTGTACTTGACTCCGGATGAAAAGTCCCTGATTGTGGCCAATGCGCTGGGCGACACGCTGACCTTCGTGGATCCGCGGACGGCGCAAGTGCAGCGGACTGTCCGCGGCATTGTCGATCCGTACCATCTGCGCTTTTCACCTGACATGAAGTGGCTCATCACCGCGGCCAACCGGCTCAACCATGTCGACTTTTACCGTTGGGATGGGAACGAGCCTGTGCTGGTCAAGCGCGTGGCCACGTCGCGCACACCCAGCCACATGTGGATAGACAGCCGCAGCACCACGGTTTATGTGTCCATGCAGGACAGCGATGAACTCGTTGCCATGGACATCGCCACGCAGACCATCAAATGGCGCACCAAGACCGGCGCCATGCCGGCGGACGTGTACGGCAGTGGCGACGATCGGCGGCTTTTTGTCGGGTTAACGGGAAGCGATGGGGTTGAGGTGTTTGATATTTCCGGACGTGAGCCGCGCAGTATCAAGAAAATCACCACCGGCAATGGTGCGCATGCCTTCCGGGCTGCGGGAGACGGTCGCCACCTCTATGTCAGCAACCGTGTGGCCAACTCGATCAGCAAGATTGACATGGGAACGCAAGAGGTGGTTGCCACCTATCCAGTGCCGGGGGGGCCCGATTGCATGGACGTGTCGGCCGATGGCCGCTGGATTTACGTAAGCTCACGCTGGGCACGCAAGCTATCGGTGGTGGATACCCAGGCTGGCAAGGTTGTGCGGCAAGTCGCTGTAGGGAAGTCGCCCCATGGCGTATGGACGTTGCAGCACGCACCCCGGTGA
- a CDS encoding competence/damage-inducible protein A, producing MSSHIGLIIVGDEILSGKRADKHMPKVIELLAARGLALSYADYVGDSPERITATLHRAFSSADMVFSCGGIGATPDDHTRQCAAKALGVDLVLHPEAEALIRERMQDTAREQGVPYEANRPDNVHRLNMGMFPQGARIIPNPYNKIPGFSCNGPGGGAVHFVPGFPVMAWPMIEWVLDHEYPHLFNRSPQTEQSVIVFGAMEAVLTPLMQRIEQQHARIRVFSLPSVDHPQYGRHIELGVKGPAEDVPAAWADLQTGLHAIGANCGPELVRKLQ from the coding sequence ATGAGTTCGCATATCGGCCTGATCATCGTGGGCGATGAGATTCTTTCGGGCAAGCGTGCCGACAAGCACATGCCCAAGGTCATTGAGTTGCTGGCGGCACGCGGGCTGGCCTTGTCCTATGCCGACTATGTGGGCGACAGCCCCGAGCGCATTACGGCCACATTGCACCGCGCGTTCTCGTCTGCCGATATGGTGTTTTCGTGCGGCGGAATCGGTGCCACCCCGGATGACCACACGCGCCAGTGCGCGGCCAAGGCGCTGGGTGTGGATCTGGTGCTGCACCCTGAAGCCGAGGCCCTGATCCGCGAGCGCATGCAAGACACGGCACGCGAGCAGGGTGTGCCCTATGAAGCAAACCGCCCGGACAACGTGCATCGGCTCAACATGGGCATGTTTCCCCAGGGCGCGCGCATCATCCCCAACCCCTACAACAAAATTCCCGGCTTCAGCTGCAATGGCCCGGGTGGCGGGGCGGTACATTTTGTGCCGGGCTTTCCGGTGATGGCATGGCCCATGATCGAATGGGTGCTGGACCACGAATACCCGCATTTGTTCAACCGATCGCCACAGACCGAACAGTCCGTCATTGTCTTTGGGGCCATGGAGGCGGTGCTCACGCCCTTGATGCAGCGCATAGAGCAGCAGCACGCCCGGATCCGGGTGTTCAGCCTGCCCAGCGTTGATCACCCACAATACGGGCGCCACATAGAATTGGGCGTGAAGGGGCCTGCTGAAGATGTTCCCGCCGCGTGGGCAGACCTGCAAACGGGTTTGCACGCCATTGGTGCCAATTGCGGCCCAGAATTGGTGCGAAAACTTCAGTGA